From the Lolium rigidum isolate FL_2022 chromosome 2, APGP_CSIRO_Lrig_0.1, whole genome shotgun sequence genome, one window contains:
- the LOC124686274 gene encoding DNA-directed RNA polymerase II subunit 4-like: protein MSGEPREEEENAAELKIGEEFLKAKCLMNCEVAIILEHKYEQLQHMSSDGGADQVSQVFEKSQGYVKRFSRYKNPDAVRQVRETLSRYSLHEFELCTLGNLCPDTADEARALVPSLVPGGRFQGDDRIDKMLNDLSLIKKFE, encoded by the exons ATGTCCGGCGAGccgcgcgaggaggaggagaacgccgCCGAGCTCAAGATCGGCGAAG AGTTCCTCAAGGCCAAGTGCCTGATGAACTGCGAGGTGGCGATCATCCTGGAGCACAAGTACGAGCAGCTGCAGCACATGTCGTCGGACGGCGGGGCGGACCAGGTCTCGCAGGTCTTCGAGAAGTCGCAGGGCTACGTCAAGCGCTTCAGCCGCTACAAGAACCCCGACGCCGTGCGCCAGGTGCGCGAGACGCTCTCGCGCTACAGCCTGCACGAGTTCGAGCTCTGCACGCTCGGCAACCTCTGCCCCGACACCGCCGACGAGGCCAGGGCGCTCGTGCCGTCGCTCGTCCCCGGGGGAAGGTTCCAGGGCGACGACAGGATCGACAAGATGCTCAACGACCTATCGCTCATCAAGAAGTTCGAGTAG